Proteins encoded in a region of the Flavobacterium sp. MDT1-60 genome:
- the acs gene encoding acetate--CoA ligase, with protein MSYYKIENLEQYFKHYNKSIREPRKFWGKIAEENFTWYQQWDKVVDFNMADAEVKWFTEAKVNITKNCIDRHLSKRGEKTAIIFEPNDPSEEALHITYNELYERVSKMANVLRDQGVRKGDRVCIYLPMIPELAVAVLACARIGAIHSVIFAGFSASAVSARINDCECKMVITSDGGYRGNKTIDLKGIVDEALDSCPSVSKVLVVKRTQTNIKMKEGRDEWLQPLLDAALDNSVAEIMDAEDPLFILYTSGSTGKPKGMVHTTAGYMVYTAYTFKNVFAHEENDIFWCTADIGWITGHSYILYGPLLNGGTTVIFEGVPSYPDFSRFWDIIEKHKITQFYTAPTAIRSLAKESLDYIQKYPLKSLKVIGSVGEPINEEAWHWFNDHVGDKRCPVVDTWWQTETGGIMISPIAFVTPTKPTYATLPLPGIQPVLMDEKRNEIEGNQVVGSLCIKFPWPGIARTIWGDHQRYKDTYFSSFPGKYFTGDGALRDEVGYYRITGRVDDVVIVSGHNLGTAPIEDAINEHQAVAESAIVGFPHDIKGNALYGYVILKETGEVRNKENLTKEINQYIADHIGPIAKLDKIQFVSGLPKTRSGKIMRRILRKIAEGDFSNFGDTSTLLNPEIVEEIMKERIS; from the coding sequence ATGAGTTATTATAAAATTGAAAATTTAGAACAATATTTTAAACATTACAATAAGTCAATAAGAGAACCAAGGAAATTCTGGGGAAAAATAGCTGAGGAAAATTTCACTTGGTATCAACAATGGGATAAAGTAGTTGATTTTAATATGGCTGATGCCGAAGTAAAATGGTTTACTGAAGCTAAAGTTAATATTACAAAAAATTGTATCGATAGACATTTAAGTAAAAGAGGAGAAAAAACGGCTATTATTTTTGAACCGAATGATCCTTCTGAAGAAGCTTTGCATATAACATATAACGAACTTTACGAAAGAGTTTCTAAAATGGCGAACGTACTGCGTGATCAGGGCGTGCGTAAAGGAGACAGAGTTTGTATTTATTTACCAATGATTCCGGAATTGGCTGTTGCTGTTTTAGCCTGTGCGAGAATTGGAGCTATTCACTCTGTGATTTTTGCCGGATTTTCAGCTTCTGCAGTTTCTGCCAGAATTAATGATTGCGAATGCAAAATGGTAATCACATCTGATGGTGGTTATAGAGGAAACAAAACTATTGATCTTAAAGGAATTGTAGACGAAGCATTAGATTCTTGTCCATCAGTTTCTAAAGTTTTAGTGGTGAAAAGAACTCAAACTAATATTAAAATGAAAGAAGGTCGTGACGAATGGTTACAGCCTTTATTAGATGCAGCCCTAGATAATAGTGTTGCTGAAATCATGGATGCTGAAGATCCTTTATTTATCTTATATACTTCAGGTTCTACTGGAAAACCAAAAGGAATGGTGCATACCACAGCCGGATATATGGTTTATACAGCGTATACTTTTAAAAATGTTTTTGCTCACGAAGAAAATGATATTTTCTGGTGTACTGCTGATATTGGTTGGATTACCGGACATTCGTACATCTTATACGGACCATTATTAAACGGAGGAACAACTGTAATTTTTGAAGGAGTTCCATCTTACCCTGACTTTAGCCGTTTTTGGGATATTATTGAAAAACATAAAATCACACAATTCTATACAGCGCCAACTGCAATTCGTTCTTTAGCAAAAGAAAGTTTAGATTATATTCAAAAATATCCTCTAAAATCATTAAAAGTTATTGGGTCAGTTGGAGAACCAATCAACGAAGAAGCCTGGCACTGGTTTAATGACCACGTAGGAGATAAAAGATGTCCAGTGGTTGATACATGGTGGCAAACAGAAACAGGTGGAATCATGATTTCGCCAATTGCTTTTGTAACACCAACAAAACCAACTTATGCAACTTTACCATTACCAGGAATTCAGCCTGTTTTGATGGATGAAAAACGCAATGAGATTGAAGGAAACCAAGTAGTTGGAAGTTTATGTATTAAATTTCCATGGCCTGGAATTGCGAGAACTATTTGGGGAGATCACCAACGTTACAAAGACACCTATTTTTCTTCTTTCCCTGGGAAATATTTTACGGGAGATGGAGCTCTTAGAGACGAAGTTGGATATTACAGAATTACCGGTAGAGTAGATGACGTTGTTATTGTTTCTGGTCATAATTTAGGAACAGCCCCTATTGAAGATGCAATTAACGAACATCAGGCTGTAGCAGAATCTGCTATTGTTGGTTTCCCGCATGATATTAAAGGAAATGCTCTTTATGGTTATGTAATCTTAAAAGAAACGGGAGAAGTTAGAAATAAAGAAAACCTGACTAAAGAGATTAATCAATATATTGCAGATCATATTGGACCAATTGCTAAATTAGATAAAATTCAGTTTGTTTCTGGTTTACCAAAAACACGTTCCGGAAAAATTATGCGTAGAATTTTACGTAAAATAGCTGAAGGAGAT
- the ilvC gene encoding ketol-acid reductoisomerase — protein sequence MANYFNTLPLRLQLEQLGVCEFMEQSEFADGIAALAGKKVVIVGCGAQGLNQGLNMRDSGLNISYALRADAIAEKRASYKNATENGFTVGTYEELIPTADLVCNLTPDKQHTAVVTAIMPLMKQGSTLAYSHGFNIVEEGMQIRKDITVIMCAPKCPGSEVREEYKRGFGVPTLIAVHPENDPNGFGLDQAKAYAVATGGHKAGVLKSSFVAEVKSDLMGEQTILCGLLQTGSILCFDKMVEKGIEPAYASKLIQYGWETITEALKHGGITNMMDRLSNPAKIEAYEIAEELKDIMRPLFQKHQDDIISGEFSRTMMIDWANDDKNLLTWRAATGETNFEKTPPTDAPIAEQEYFDNGVLMIAMVKAGVELAFETMTEAGIIEESAYYESLHELPLIANTIARKKLFEMNRVISDTAEYGCYLFDHACKPLLTEYMKTVETNVIGKPFSTSNGVDNAILIAVNKEIRQHPIEEVGAWLRESMTAMKKIG from the coding sequence ATGGCAAATTATTTCAACACATTACCACTTAGATTACAATTAGAACAATTAGGAGTTTGTGAATTTATGGAGCAATCTGAATTTGCAGACGGAATCGCAGCATTGGCAGGGAAAAAAGTTGTTATTGTAGGTTGTGGTGCACAAGGATTGAATCAAGGTTTAAACATGAGAGATTCAGGTTTAAACATTTCATATGCATTACGTGCAGATGCAATCGCTGAAAAAAGAGCTTCTTATAAAAATGCTACTGAAAATGGTTTTACTGTAGGTACATATGAAGAATTAATTCCAACTGCAGACTTAGTTTGTAATTTAACTCCGGATAAACAACATACAGCTGTAGTTACGGCTATTATGCCATTAATGAAACAAGGCTCGACTTTGGCATACTCCCACGGATTTAATATTGTTGAAGAGGGAATGCAAATTCGTAAAGATATCACAGTAATTATGTGTGCTCCTAAATGTCCTGGATCTGAGGTTCGTGAAGAATACAAAAGAGGATTTGGTGTACCAACTTTAATTGCAGTTCACCCTGAAAATGATCCAAACGGTTTTGGTTTAGATCAGGCAAAAGCTTACGCTGTAGCAACCGGAGGTCATAAAGCAGGAGTTTTGAAATCATCATTTGTAGCTGAAGTAAAATCAGATTTAATGGGTGAGCAAACTATTCTTTGTGGATTGTTGCAAACGGGATCTATTTTATGTTTTGATAAAATGGTTGAAAAAGGAATCGAACCAGCGTATGCTTCAAAATTAATTCAGTACGGATGGGAAACTATCACTGAAGCTTTGAAACATGGTGGTATCACAAATATGATGGACCGTCTTTCTAACCCTGCAAAAATCGAAGCTTACGAAATTGCTGAAGAATTAAAAGATATCATGCGTCCGTTATTTCAAAAACATCAAGATGATATTATTTCTGGAGAATTCTCAAGAACTATGATGATCGACTGGGCTAATGACGATAAAAATTTATTGACATGGAGAGCTGCAACAGGAGAAACTAATTTCGAAAAAACTCCTCCAACTGATGCTCCAATAGCTGAACAAGAATATTTTGACAATGGAGTTTTAATGATTGCAATGGTAAAAGCTGGAGTTGAATTAGCTTTTGAAACTATGACAGAAGCCGGAATCATTGAAGAATCAGCTTATTATGAGTCATTACACGAATTGCCATTGATTGCAAATACAATTGCAAGAAAGAAATTGTTTGAAATGAACCGCGTTATTTCGGATACAGCTGAATACGGATGTTATTTATTCGATCACGCTTGTAAGCCGTTATTAACTGAATACATGAAAACTGTTGAAACAAATGTAATCGGAAAACCATTTTCAACTTCAAACGGAGTAGATAATGCTATTTTAATTGCGGTTAACAAAGAAATTCGTCAACACCCTATCGAAGAAGTAGGAGCATGGTTGAGAGAATCTATGACAGCAATGAAAAAAATTGGATAA
- the ilvN gene encoding acetolactate synthase small subunit, with the protein MEDKTFTISVYSENNVGLLNRISGIFLKRHINILSLNVSESEIENVSRFIIVVDTTEKWVQNIVGQIEKQIEVIKAFYHTDEETIYLENALFKIQSSLLFDEKQIQNIIKESQSTIVTVSRDFFVISKSGRRSEIEELYAKFKPYGIMQFVRSGRISVSKEKMEISSLLEALN; encoded by the coding sequence ATGGAAGATAAAACATTTACCATATCGGTATACTCAGAAAATAACGTGGGCTTATTGAATAGAATATCAGGAATATTCTTAAAGCGTCACATTAATATATTAAGTTTAAACGTTTCAGAATCAGAGATAGAGAATGTGTCTCGTTTTATTATAGTAGTGGATACAACTGAAAAATGGGTTCAGAATATCGTTGGACAAATAGAAAAACAAATTGAAGTAATAAAAGCATTTTATCATACAGATGAAGAAACTATTTATTTGGAAAATGCTCTATTCAAAATACAGTCAAGTTTGTTGTTTGATGAAAAACAAATTCAGAATATCATTAAAGAAAGCCAATCTACAATTGTGACCGTTTCTCGTGATTTCTTTGTGATTTCAAAATCGGGAAGACGTTCAGAAATTGAAGAATTATATGCCAAATTTAAACCTTACGGTATTATGCAATTTGTGCGTTCAGGCAGAATATCTGTTTCTAAAGAAAAGATGGAAATTTCATCATTGTTAGAAGCTCTTAATTAG
- the ilvB gene encoding biosynthetic-type acetolactate synthase large subunit yields MKISGAEAVIRCLLAEGVDLVYGYPGGAIMPVYDELYKFQDQLHHVLVRHEQGATHAAQGYARATGKVGVAIATSGPGATNLVTGIADAQIDSTPMVCITGQVGKHLLGSDAFQETDIIGISTPVTKWNYQITEASEIPEIIAKAFYIARSGRPGPVLIDITKNAQFDEFEFSYEKCTGIRSYNPVPKLKLDKVAEAAALINNAKKPFIVFGQGIILGQAEEQLKAFIEKSGVPAGWTILGLSALPTDHPLNVGMLGMHGNYGPNMLTNECDVLIALGMRFDDRVTGKLATYAKQAKVIHFEIDPAEIDKNVKTEVAVLGDVKEALNAILPLIEKRSHDSWHNEFKELYKIEVESVINEELNPTNGKGISMGETMEMINKHSKGDAIIVSDVGQHQMFACRYAKFNSTKSNITSGGLGTMGFALPAAIGAKMGRPDREVVAIIGDGGFQMTIQELGTIFQTQVPVKIVILNNEFLGMVRQWQELFFDNRYASTKMINPNFVAIAEGYHIKSKKVTQREDLDAAVAEMMASKDSYFLEVMVEKENNVFPMIPTGACVSEIRLS; encoded by the coding sequence ATGAAAATATCAGGGGCAGAAGCCGTTATAAGATGTTTATTAGCAGAAGGAGTAGACTTGGTTTATGGATATCCGGGAGGAGCAATCATGCCGGTTTATGACGAATTATATAAATTTCAGGACCAATTACACCATGTTTTAGTACGTCACGAACAAGGTGCAACTCATGCAGCTCAGGGATATGCCAGAGCTACTGGAAAAGTAGGGGTGGCAATTGCTACTTCTGGACCGGGAGCAACAAATTTAGTTACAGGAATTGCAGATGCTCAAATCGATTCAACGCCAATGGTTTGTATTACAGGTCAGGTTGGAAAACATTTATTAGGTTCTGATGCTTTTCAGGAAACTGATATTATCGGAATTTCAACTCCGGTTACCAAATGGAATTATCAGATTACTGAAGCTTCAGAAATTCCTGAAATCATTGCAAAAGCGTTTTATATCGCACGTTCTGGTCGTCCAGGCCCTGTTTTGATTGATATTACTAAAAACGCTCAGTTTGATGAGTTCGAATTTAGTTATGAAAAATGTACAGGAATCAGAAGTTACAATCCTGTTCCTAAATTAAAATTAGATAAAGTAGCAGAAGCTGCTGCTTTGATCAACAATGCTAAAAAACCATTTATTGTTTTTGGTCAGGGAATTATTCTCGGTCAGGCCGAAGAACAACTAAAAGCTTTTATTGAAAAATCAGGCGTACCAGCAGGTTGGACTATTTTAGGACTTTCAGCTTTACCAACAGATCATCCTTTAAACGTTGGGATGTTAGGAATGCATGGAAATTATGGTCCTAATATGTTAACAAACGAATGTGATGTTTTAATTGCATTGGGAATGCGTTTTGATGACCGGGTTACTGGAAAGTTAGCGACTTACGCAAAACAGGCAAAAGTAATTCACTTTGAAATTGATCCTGCTGAAATTGATAAAAACGTAAAAACTGAAGTAGCAGTTTTAGGTGATGTTAAAGAAGCTTTAAATGCAATATTGCCTTTAATTGAAAAAAGATCACACGATTCATGGCATAATGAATTCAAAGAATTGTATAAAATAGAAGTGGAATCTGTTATAAATGAAGAATTAAATCCAACCAATGGTAAAGGTATTTCGATGGGGGAAACCATGGAAATGATCAATAAACACTCAAAAGGTGATGCGATTATCGTTTCAGATGTTGGCCAACACCAAATGTTTGCTTGCCGTTATGCAAAATTTAATTCGACTAAAAGTAATATTACTTCTGGTGGTTTAGGAACCATGGGATTTGCTTTACCAGCTGCTATTGGAGCTAAGATGGGAAGGCCAGATCGTGAAGTGGTAGCTATTATTGGTGATGGTGGATTCCAGATGACCATTCAGGAATTAGGAACTATTTTCCAGACACAAGTGCCGGTAAAAATTGTCATTTTAAATAATGAGTTTTTAGGTATGGTACGTCAATGGCAGGAATTGTTCTTTGATAACAGATATGCTTCAACAAAAATGATCAATCCGAATTTTGTTGCAATCGCTGAAGGATATCATATCAAGTCTAAAAAAGTAACACAAAGAGAAGATTTAGATGCTGCTGTAGCCGAAATGATGGCTTCAAAAGATTCTTATTTCTTAGAGGTTATGGTAGAAAAGGAAAACAATGTTTTTCCAATGATTCCAACAGGAGCTTGTGTTTCTGAAATCAGATTAAGCTAA
- the ilvD gene encoding dihydroxy-acid dehydratase has translation MELNKYSKTITQDQTQPAAQAMLYGIGLTEEDLKKAQVGIVSMGYDGNTCNMHLNDLAKDVKKGVWDSDLVGLIFNTIGVSDGISNGTEGMRFSLVSRDVIADSIETVMGAQFYDSLIAIPGCDKNMPGALIAMGRVNRPAIMVYGGTIHSGKWKGESLNIVSAFEALGKKFNNTISPEDYKGVIQNACPGAGACGGMYTANTMSSAIEALGMSLPYSSSNPALSEEKKQECLDAGKAIRNLLEKDIKPRDIMTRKAFENAITLVAVLGGSTNAVMHLIAMAHSVDIEITIDDFQRISDKTPVLADLKPSGKYMMEDLHAVGGVPAVLKYLLKEGLIHGDCLTVTGKTVAENLASVPDLQDGQEVIHEIQKALKTTGNIQILYGNLASEGCVAKISGKEGEFFEGPAVIFEGEFDVIPGIQAGKVKPGDVVVIRNCGPKGGPGMPEMLKPTSAIIGAGLGSSVALITDGRFSGGSHGFVVGHITPEAYDGGGIALVNDGDLIAIDAVKNTINLKISDEEFAARKAAWVQPPLKVSKGVLLKYARSVSSASTGCVTDN, from the coding sequence ATGGAATTAAATAAGTACAGCAAAACCATCACTCAAGATCAAACACAACCTGCGGCGCAAGCCATGTTGTATGGTATTGGTTTAACTGAAGAAGATTTGAAAAAAGCACAAGTAGGTATTGTGAGCATGGGTTACGATGGTAACACCTGCAACATGCACCTGAATGATTTAGCTAAAGATGTTAAAAAAGGTGTTTGGGATTCAGATTTAGTCGGACTTATTTTTAATACCATTGGTGTTAGTGACGGTATTTCAAACGGTACTGAAGGAATGCGTTTTTCACTAGTTTCACGTGATGTAATTGCAGATTCTATTGAGACTGTTATGGGAGCACAATTTTACGACAGTTTAATTGCTATTCCGGGTTGTGATAAAAATATGCCAGGAGCTTTAATAGCAATGGGAAGAGTAAATCGTCCGGCTATTATGGTTTATGGAGGAACGATACATTCTGGAAAATGGAAAGGTGAATCTTTAAATATTGTTTCTGCTTTTGAAGCATTAGGAAAAAAATTCAACAATACAATTTCTCCTGAAGATTATAAAGGTGTTATTCAAAATGCATGTCCGGGAGCTGGTGCTTGTGGCGGAATGTACACTGCAAATACAATGTCTTCTGCAATTGAAGCATTAGGAATGAGTTTACCATACAGCTCTTCAAATCCTGCTTTGAGTGAAGAAAAAAAACAAGAATGTCTGGACGCCGGAAAAGCAATCAGAAATTTATTGGAAAAAGATATCAAGCCAAGAGACATTATGACTCGCAAGGCATTTGAAAATGCTATCACCCTTGTAGCAGTTTTAGGAGGTTCTACAAATGCAGTTATGCACTTAATCGCTATGGCTCATTCAGTTGATATTGAAATTACAATCGATGATTTTCAAAGAATTAGTGATAAAACTCCTGTACTTGCTGACTTAAAACCAAGTGGTAAATACATGATGGAAGATCTGCATGCTGTTGGAGGAGTTCCTGCTGTATTGAAATATTTATTGAAAGAAGGACTTATTCATGGTGATTGTTTAACAGTAACAGGAAAAACAGTTGCTGAAAATTTAGCTTCAGTACCGGATTTACAAGATGGACAAGAGGTAATACATGAAATCCAAAAAGCATTAAAGACAACAGGAAATATTCAAATCTTATATGGTAACCTTGCTTCTGAAGGATGTGTTGCAAAAATAAGTGGAAAAGAAGGTGAGTTTTTTGAAGGACCTGCTGTAATTTTTGAAGGTGAATTTGATGTTATTCCTGGTATTCAGGCCGGAAAAGTAAAACCAGGTGATGTAGTCGTCATCAGGAACTGTGGACCAAAAGGTGGTCCGGGGATGCCTGAGATGCTAAAACCTACATCGGCCATTATTGGAGCTGGACTAGGAAGCAGCGTTGCTCTTATTACAGACGGAAGGTTCTCTGGAGGTTCACATGGATTTGTGGTAGGTCACATTACACCAGAGGCTTATGATGGTGGTGGTATTGCACTTGTAAATGATGGTGATTTAATTGCTATCGACGCTGTGAAAAATACAATCAACCTGAAAATATCTGACGAAGAATTTGCAGCCAGAAAAGCGGCTTGGGTTCAACCACCGTTAAAAGTTTCAAAAGGAGTTTTGCTTAAATATGCAAGATCGGTTTCAAGCGCTTCTACAGGTTGCGTTACCGATAATTAA
- the leuB gene encoding 3-isopropylmalate dehydrogenase, which yields MNLKIAVLPGDGIGPEVILQAKKALYAIGEVYNHEFVFEEALMGAIAIDKTGNPLPEQTLNLCLNTDAVLFGAIGDPKYDNNPNAKVRPEQGLLKLRKELGLFANIRPIKPYKSLIDASPLKREIIEGADFTIFRELTGGAYFGAKTLNEEGTHASDLCEYSEEEITRIAHLAFKSAQNRRKKLTMVDKANVLETSRLWRKVVQKVGENYPDVALDFLFVDNAAMQIILNPKQFDVILTENLFGDILSDEASVITGSIGLLASASLGEKNALFEPIHGSYPQAKGKNIANPIASILSAAMLLEHFGLFKEANIIYQAIEKAIEFKVVTVDLKPDSKFGTNEVGEFVSNFIFSKDDLLYFNNDNVHIGQSTIV from the coding sequence ATGAATTTGAAAATAGCAGTTTTACCAGGAGACGGAATTGGACCAGAAGTAATTTTACAAGCCAAAAAAGCGTTGTACGCAATTGGTGAGGTTTACAATCATGAATTTGTATTTGAAGAAGCACTCATGGGTGCGATTGCTATTGACAAAACAGGTAATCCGCTTCCGGAACAAACTTTAAATCTTTGTTTAAATACTGACGCTGTTTTATTTGGAGCGATAGGAGATCCTAAATATGACAATAATCCAAATGCAAAAGTTCGTCCGGAGCAAGGATTATTGAAATTACGTAAGGAACTAGGCTTATTTGCAAATATTCGTCCAATAAAACCGTATAAATCACTAATTGATGCTTCTCCTTTAAAAAGAGAAATTATTGAAGGAGCTGATTTTACTATTTTCAGAGAATTAACAGGCGGTGCTTATTTTGGAGCCAAAACACTAAATGAAGAAGGAACACATGCTTCTGATTTATGTGAATATTCAGAAGAAGAAATTACCAGAATTGCACATTTAGCTTTTAAATCGGCACAAAACCGTCGTAAGAAGTTAACAATGGTAGATAAAGCAAATGTTTTAGAAACCTCAAGATTATGGAGAAAAGTAGTTCAGAAAGTAGGCGAAAACTATCCAGATGTAGCTTTAGACTTTTTGTTTGTTGATAATGCAGCAATGCAAATTATCTTAAATCCAAAACAATTTGATGTGATTTTGACAGAGAATTTATTCGGAGATATTTTATCAGATGAAGCAAGCGTTATCACAGGTTCAATCGGTTTACTGGCTTCGGCATCTTTAGGAGAAAAAAATGCTTTGTTTGAGCCAATTCACGGTTCTTATCCACAAGCAAAAGGAAAAAATATTGCCAACCCAATTGCTTCTATTTTATCAGCCGCAATGCTGTTAGAGCATTTTGGTTTGTTTAAAGAAGCCAATATAATTTATCAGGCAATTGAAAAAGCAATTGAATTTAAAGTAGTTACTGTTGATTTAAAACCAGATTCAAAATTCGGTACAAATGAAGTAGGGGAGTTTGTTTCTAATTTTATTTTCAGCAAAGACGACTTATTATATTTTAATAATGACAACGTTCATATCGGACAATCGACAATTGTTTAA
- a CDS encoding 2-isopropylmalate synthase, which produces MNREKVQIFDTTLRDGEQVPGCKLDTKQKLVIAERLDKMGVDVIEAGFPVSSPGDFLSVSEICKIVENATVCGLTRAVKNDIDVAAAALKHAKRPRIHTGIGTSESHILHKLNTTREDIIARAKYAVSHAKSYVEDVEFYAEDAGRTDNAFLAQVCEEVIKSGATVLNIPDTTGYCLPEEYGAKIKYLRENVKGIENVILSCHCHNDLGMATANSIAGAINGARQIECTINGIGERAGNTALEEVVMIFKQHPYLNLDTNINTRELNEMSRLVSESMGMIVQPNKAIVGANAFAHSSGIHQDGVIKNRATYEIMDPLDVGVNESSIILTARSGRAALAYRAKKVGYELTKVQLDIVYVEFLKFADIKKEVVDADIHQIIEASKIQGDLIRS; this is translated from the coding sequence ATGAATAGAGAGAAAGTTCAAATTTTTGACACCACTTTGCGCGATGGTGAACAAGTTCCAGGATGTAAGTTAGATACTAAACAAAAATTAGTTATCGCAGAACGACTAGACAAAATGGGAGTTGACGTTATCGAAGCAGGTTTTCCTGTGTCAAGTCCGGGCGATTTTTTATCGGTCTCTGAGATTTGTAAAATTGTAGAAAATGCAACCGTCTGTGGACTAACAAGAGCCGTAAAAAACGACATCGATGTTGCTGCAGCAGCTTTAAAGCATGCTAAAAGACCTAGAATCCACACAGGAATCGGAACATCTGAATCTCATATACTCCATAAATTAAATACTACCAGAGAAGATATTATAGCAAGAGCAAAATATGCTGTTTCTCACGCAAAATCATATGTAGAAGACGTTGAGTTTTATGCAGAAGATGCAGGTAGAACAGATAACGCGTTCTTAGCACAAGTTTGTGAAGAAGTAATTAAATCCGGAGCAACTGTATTAAATATTCCTGATACAACAGGATATTGTTTGCCGGAAGAATACGGAGCAAAAATTAAATATTTAAGAGAAAACGTAAAAGGAATCGAAAACGTAATCCTTTCATGTCACTGCCATAATGATTTAGGAATGGCAACTGCAAACTCTATTGCAGGAGCAATAAATGGAGCAAGACAAATAGAATGTACTATTAATGGTATTGGTGAAAGAGCAGGAAATACTGCACTTGAAGAAGTGGTAATGATTTTTAAACAACATCCTTACCTTAATTTGGATACAAACATCAATACAAGAGAATTGAACGAAATGAGTCGTTTGGTTTCTGAAAGTATGGGAATGATTGTTCAGCCAAATAAAGCTATTGTAGGAGCAAATGCTTTTGCACACAGTTCAGGAATTCATCAGGATGGTGTGATCAAGAACAGAGCAACTTATGAAATCATGGATCCGCTTGATGTGGGTGTGAATGAATCATCCATTATTTTGACAGCAAGAAGCGGAAGAGCTGCTTTGGCGTATCGTGCTAAAAAAGTAGGTTACGAACTAACAAAAGTACAATTGGATATTGTTTATGTTGAGTTTTTGAAATTCGCCGACATTAAAAAAGAAGTTGTAGATGCTGATATTCATCAGATCATTGAAGCTTCTAAAATTCAGGGTGACTTGATCAGAAGCTAG